One part of the Muntiacus reevesi chromosome 20, mMunRee1.1, whole genome shotgun sequence genome encodes these proteins:
- the DEFB114 gene encoding beta-defensin 114, with translation MKIFHYLFHFLCYVTFVLPALVDPERCSKLYGQCKRRCPKYEKQIELCLSPSKVCCAERSFEDN, from the exons ATGAAGATCTTtcattatctttttcattttctgtgttaTGTGACCTTCGTTCTACCAG CCTTGGTGGATCCTGAACGGTGCTCAAAATTGTACGGTCAATGTAAGAGACGCTGTCCTAAATATGAAAAGCAAATTGAACTGTGTTTGTCACCAAGTAAGGTTTGCTGTGCTGAGAGGTCATTCGAGGATAATTGA